One Peribacillus simplex NBRC 15720 = DSM 1321 genomic region harbors:
- a CDS encoding N-acetyltransferase: MEYKVERLLVNFKTLEEFKKFKEYGIQELSMLDDLEGNIIENDSQSPFYGIFYGDKLVARMSLYKRSAKFDQYFDNSRDFLVLWKLEVLPNYQKKGYGRALVEFAKSLNMPIKTNPRVHSQDFWKKMGFSAVSYDLDRDLGENPLIWSPFDIQDNKEIDTQE; the protein is encoded by the coding sequence ATGGAATACAAGGTGGAACGATTACTTGTAAATTTTAAAACGCTTGAGGAATTCAAAAAATTCAAAGAATACGGGATACAGGAACTGTCCATGCTAGATGATTTAGAGGGTAACATCATCGAAAATGACAGCCAATCACCTTTTTACGGAATCTTTTATGGCGACAAACTTGTAGCCCGCATGAGCCTTTATAAAAGAAGCGCTAAATTCGACCAGTATTTTGACAATTCTAGGGACTTCCTTGTTCTTTGGAAACTTGAAGTCCTGCCTAACTATCAGAAAAAAGGTTATGGAAGAGCTTTGGTCGAATTCGCCAAAAGCCTGAACATGCCTATCAAAACTAACCCAAGAGTTCATTCACAAGACTTTTGGAAAAAGATGGGTTTTTCTGCTGTTTCCTATGATTTGGACAGGGACCTCGGAGAAAACCCGCTGATTTGGAGCCCATTTGACATACAAGATAATAAAGAAATAGATACACAAGAATAA
- a CDS encoding RsfA family transcriptional regulator, which produces MTIARQDAWTHDEDLLLAEVVLRHIREGSTQLKAFEEVGKQLSRTSAACGFRWNSFVRKQYKSGIELAKKQRKEQVVNNPGMERDSVASVENVTIEEKTPEHEDKESITLQEVILYLSKMDEFFQLDNKEKERISERSLFLERENARLLEENVLLKENLKAVEEDYRALMQIMERARKLSVQEDEKTNPKVSFQMDKNGNLERVNK; this is translated from the coding sequence ATGACGATTGCGAGACAAGATGCATGGACTCATGATGAGGATCTGTTGTTGGCTGAAGTGGTACTAAGGCATATACGAGAAGGAAGTACACAATTAAAGGCGTTTGAAGAAGTGGGGAAACAGTTATCGAGGACATCTGCTGCTTGTGGGTTCCGTTGGAATTCATTTGTAAGGAAGCAATATAAATCAGGGATAGAGCTGGCGAAAAAACAAAGGAAAGAACAGGTAGTCAATAATCCTGGAATGGAAAGGGATTCGGTTGCATCGGTGGAAAATGTCACGATTGAAGAAAAAACGCCCGAGCATGAAGATAAAGAATCTATTACCCTTCAGGAAGTTATATTATATTTAAGCAAAATGGATGAATTCTTTCAGCTTGATAATAAGGAAAAAGAACGGATTTCTGAGCGGTCACTATTTCTTGAACGGGAAAATGCCCGATTACTGGAAGAGAATGTTTTGCTTAAAGAAAACCTGAAAGCTGTTGAGGAAGATTATCGTGCGTTAATGCAGATTATGGAGCGCGCAAGAAAGCTTAGTGTACAAGAGGACGAAAAGACGAATCCGAAGGTGAGTTTTCAAATGGATAAGAATGGTAATTTGGAAAGGGTCAATAAATAA
- a CDS encoding enoyl-CoA hydratase/isomerase family protein: MDQVIDVENDKRGFMKLLFNRPEKRNAVNYQLMDELESILSEAACDDEVKLLVLTGAGSEAFCSGGDLREFQDLHTEEEAFAMLSKMGEILYKLAVFPKPTIALINGSAFGGGCEIATACDFRLAKSGVKLGFVQGTLGITTGWGGASLLLEKIPEQKALKLLLDAKIHKAEEAKEFGFVDEIVGEGTDGWEMFAEDFLRHETGVLMAYKRLLVHKWQGSGLKGRMDAEIRECSKLWASDEHHAAVDRFLNKKK; this comes from the coding sequence GTGGATCAGGTGATTGATGTAGAAAACGATAAACGCGGTTTCATGAAGCTCCTGTTTAATAGACCGGAGAAAAGGAATGCCGTGAATTATCAATTGATGGACGAACTTGAGTCGATATTGTCAGAAGCTGCATGCGATGATGAAGTTAAGTTGCTGGTCCTAACAGGGGCGGGCTCTGAGGCATTCTGTTCAGGTGGCGATCTTAGGGAATTTCAGGATTTGCATACAGAAGAAGAGGCCTTTGCTATGTTATCGAAAATGGGTGAAATTCTGTATAAACTAGCAGTTTTCCCAAAACCAACAATAGCGCTCATCAATGGAAGTGCTTTCGGCGGTGGATGCGAAATAGCGACAGCTTGTGATTTCAGATTAGCAAAGAGCGGAGTTAAGCTAGGATTTGTACAAGGTACTCTAGGAATAACGACAGGGTGGGGCGGAGCTTCACTTTTACTTGAAAAAATACCAGAGCAAAAAGCGCTAAAGCTATTATTGGATGCAAAAATACATAAAGCTGAGGAAGCAAAGGAATTTGGTTTCGTAGATGAGATAGTCGGAGAAGGTACGGATGGATGGGAAATGTTCGCAGAAGATTTTCTTCGCCATGAGACAGGGGTATTGATGGCCTATAAACGATTGTTGGTCCATAAATGGCAGGGTAGCGGGCTTAAAGGAAGAATGGATGCGGAAATCCGGGAATGTTCTAAACTTTGGGCTAGTGATGAGCATCATGCTGCAGTCGATCGTTTTTTAAATAAGAAAAAATAA
- the rpmF gene encoding 50S ribosomal protein L32, with product MAVPFRRTSKTVKRKRRTHFKLQVPGMVECPSCGGMTLSHHVCKECGTYKGKEVVAK from the coding sequence ATGGCTGTACCTTTTAGAAGAACGTCGAAAACTGTAAAAAGAAAACGTCGTACGCACTTCAAGCTTCAAGTACCTGGTATGGTAGAATGCCCGAGCTGTGGTGGAATGACTCTTTCACATCACGTTTGTAAAGAATGTGGAACATATAAAGGAAAAGAAGTTGTCGCAAAATAA
- a CDS encoding YceD family protein → MKWTISQLQKIRDKDLRFDELVDVLDIRERDPQIRDVSPIRVAGRADISSTEITFHLHLSGELTLPCSRTLVDVKYPIDIDTKETFLLKADGTDFYGDDVTVVEGDVVDLIPVIKENLLLEIPMQVFCEDVDSNEAAPQSGKDWAVISEEENEHKVDPRFAKLADFFDNNKES, encoded by the coding sequence TTGAAATGGACGATTAGTCAACTTCAAAAAATTCGGGACAAAGATTTACGGTTTGATGAACTGGTGGATGTCTTGGACATTAGAGAAAGAGACCCGCAAATTCGCGATGTTTCTCCGATCAGAGTAGCAGGAAGAGCTGATATCAGCTCGACCGAGATTACTTTTCACTTGCATCTTTCAGGTGAATTAACATTACCTTGCTCCCGTACACTGGTAGACGTTAAATATCCGATTGATATTGATACAAAGGAAACCTTTCTTTTAAAGGCAGATGGCACTGATTTCTACGGAGATGATGTCACTGTTGTGGAAGGTGATGTTGTAGATCTAATACCGGTAATTAAAGAAAATTTATTGCTAGAAATTCCGATGCAGGTTTTTTGTGAGGATGTCGATTCGAACGAAGCTGCTCCTCAATCTGGGAAAGACTGGGCTGTTATTTCTGAAGAGGAAAATGAGCATAAGGTTGATCCGAGATTTGCAAAGCTTGCCGACTTTTTTGACAACAATAAAGAATCTTGA
- a CDS encoding nucleotidyltransferase has translation MKACGLVVEYNPFHNGHVLHARESREKTGADVVVAVMSGPFLQRGEPAIVSKWTRAEMALNGGIDLVIELPYTFATQKAEIFAKGSISLLESLGCDSFCFGSEDGRIEPFITAHRILSDNSAAFDAAIKMAMNAGNSYPASAAQAYRSIINGDAALDLTKPNNILGKEYVSAALSNGYSIRPYTIQRVAAGYHETKLSKDPIASATGIRKAIHEHQELNSVSSYIPQPTLSGLEQYLTDYYALHNWEMYWPMLKYRILSSSLIELAGTYEIEEGIEHRIKEMAKQSSSFSGFMAALKTKRYTWTRLQRMCVHILTHTLKEQVIHNDQPAYIRLLGMNGRGQEYLRTVKKGLPLPLISKLSSYQKQDIDTDLRAAQVFALGLPEPYQAALMKREYESPIIFK, from the coding sequence ATGAAAGCTTGCGGTTTAGTAGTCGAATATAACCCTTTTCATAATGGACATGTTTTACATGCAAGAGAAAGTAGAGAAAAAACAGGGGCAGATGTTGTGGTGGCTGTTATGAGCGGGCCCTTCTTACAACGTGGCGAGCCCGCTATCGTCAGCAAGTGGACACGTGCCGAAATGGCCTTGAATGGAGGCATAGATCTTGTCATTGAGCTTCCCTATACTTTCGCGACACAAAAGGCGGAAATATTTGCAAAAGGATCTATTTCTCTTTTGGAGTCCCTTGGCTGTGACTCCTTTTGCTTCGGAAGCGAGGATGGCAGAATTGAACCATTCATTACCGCCCACAGAATTCTTTCGGATAATTCCGCAGCATTCGATGCCGCAATTAAAATGGCTATGAATGCCGGTAATAGTTATCCAGCCAGTGCTGCCCAGGCTTATCGATCAATCATCAATGGTGATGCGGCATTGGATTTGACGAAGCCAAATAATATTCTTGGAAAGGAATATGTAAGTGCTGCCCTTTCAAACGGCTACTCCATTCGCCCTTATACGATTCAAAGGGTCGCTGCCGGATATCATGAAACAAAGTTGTCTAAAGACCCTATTGCCAGTGCAACGGGGATACGTAAAGCCATCCATGAGCACCAGGAATTAAATTCTGTTTCCAGTTATATTCCTCAACCGACATTGAGTGGTCTTGAGCAATATTTAACCGACTACTATGCCTTGCATAACTGGGAAATGTATTGGCCAATGTTGAAATACCGAATCCTTTCTTCCTCTTTAATCGAATTGGCAGGGACATACGAAATTGAGGAAGGCATAGAACACAGAATTAAGGAGATGGCCAAACAATCTTCGAGCTTTTCTGGATTCATGGCAGCACTGAAGACAAAGAGGTACACATGGACACGTCTACAACGGATGTGTGTCCATATATTGACCCATACATTAAAGGAACAGGTGATTCACAATGACCAACCAGCCTATATCAGACTTCTTGGCATGAATGGCCGTGGACAAGAATATCTTCGCACAGTAAAAAAAGGCTTACCCCTCCCGCTCATCTCTAAACTTTCGTCCTATCAGAAGCAGGACATCGATACGGACTTGCGAGCGGCACAGGTGTTTGCACTGGGCTTGCCCGAACCGTATCAAGCTGCCTTGATGAAACGGGAATATGAATCTCCCATCATTTTTAAGTGA